In Xanthomonas sacchari, a genomic segment contains:
- a CDS encoding beta-mannosidase codes for MTQPPRRPRSAPRTRLPARLGLLLALALPALGQAAAPATLSLQQGWQVRLAPGDANAKAHPKAAQWLPAQVPGTVQTDLIAAGVVPDPFYRDNEAQIQWAGLSDWQYQTHFRADAALLARTHVELVFDGLDTFAEVYLNGKKLLAADNMFRQWRVDAKPLLKRGDNLLEVRIASPIKKIQPWLSKQPYALPGAYDSAFGDEPVARHSSTYVRKAPYNFGWDWGPRIVTAGIWQGVRLEAWDDLRVDGLRIAQQRVDADAAQLLAQLQVQASRSGDVQLDLEVLGPDGQRVGQFTQRTVVDPGANTLTVPVRIAKPQRWFPAGYGRQDLYTFKAQLRDAAGERLDAQRVTGLRSVELRREKDQWGKSFALVVNGIPVFAKGANLIPFDSFPTRVDAARMRGFLQSARDANMNMLRMWGGGHYQPDSFYEDADRLGIMIWQDFMFGGAIPPYDVAFRENTRAEAEEQVRRLGDHPSIVLWCGNNEVQTGWENWGDRITFKQSIDPEERERIVRGMTTLFGTVLREAVQKYDSDTPYWATSPGTDFDGAADQPDDGDMHYWKVWGGPALPVTEYLNVTPRFMSEYGLQSFPEMRTIRAFAEPGDLRPESPVMRAHQKFDKGNGNQRLLLYIRRAFGEPKDFPSFVYLSQIMQAEGIALAAEHLRASRPQSMGSLYWQLNDVWPGASWSSLDYFGRWKALQYHARRFYAPELIAALRNDQGQTTVSLVSDRTTPLAARWRMRVMDLSGKVLSKTEKPVTLAPLSSVRVASFSDAQLLRRADPRRSVAVFELLDGERVLSRNLVYFDAAKRLQWPQADIRTELRADGDGYALTLSSATLAAQVWLSFGDLDVTLSDNAFDLLPGEPLTVRVHSNARLEQLRAALQVRDLGGTLAGAPAEPAEAK; via the coding sequence ATGACCCAGCCGCCCCGCCGCCCCCGTTCCGCGCCGCGTACGCGCCTTCCTGCCCGCCTCGGGCTGCTGCTGGCGCTGGCCTTGCCGGCGCTGGGACAGGCGGCGGCGCCGGCGACGCTGTCGCTGCAACAGGGCTGGCAGGTGCGGCTGGCGCCGGGCGATGCCAACGCCAAGGCGCACCCGAAGGCGGCGCAATGGCTGCCGGCGCAGGTGCCGGGCACGGTGCAGACCGACCTGATCGCCGCCGGGGTGGTGCCCGATCCGTTCTACCGCGACAACGAAGCGCAGATCCAGTGGGCCGGACTGAGCGACTGGCAGTACCAGACCCACTTCCGGGCGGACGCGGCGCTGCTGGCGCGCACCCACGTGGAGCTGGTGTTCGACGGTCTGGACACCTTCGCCGAGGTCTACCTCAACGGCAAGAAGCTGCTCGCCGCCGACAACATGTTCCGGCAGTGGCGGGTGGACGCCAAGCCGCTGCTCAAGCGCGGCGACAATCTGCTGGAAGTGCGCATCGCCTCGCCGATCAAGAAGATCCAGCCGTGGCTGTCCAAGCAGCCGTATGCGCTGCCCGGCGCCTACGACTCGGCGTTCGGCGACGAGCCGGTGGCGCGGCACAGCTCCACCTACGTGCGCAAGGCGCCGTACAACTTCGGCTGGGACTGGGGCCCGCGCATCGTCACCGCCGGCATCTGGCAGGGCGTGCGCCTGGAGGCCTGGGACGACCTGCGCGTGGACGGCCTGCGCATCGCCCAGCAGCGCGTCGACGCCGACGCGGCGCAGCTGCTGGCGCAACTGCAGGTGCAGGCCAGCCGCAGCGGCGACGTGCAGTTGGACCTCGAGGTCCTCGGCCCCGATGGCCAGCGCGTCGGCCAGTTCACCCAGCGCACGGTCGTCGACCCCGGCGCCAACACCCTGACCGTGCCGGTACGCATCGCCAAGCCGCAGCGCTGGTTCCCGGCCGGCTACGGCCGCCAGGACCTGTACACGTTCAAGGCGCAGTTGCGCGATGCCGCCGGCGAACGCCTGGACGCGCAGCGCGTCACCGGCCTGCGCAGCGTCGAACTGCGCCGCGAGAAGGACCAATGGGGCAAGAGTTTCGCCCTTGTGGTCAACGGCATCCCGGTGTTCGCCAAGGGCGCCAACCTGATCCCGTTCGACAGCTTCCCGACCCGCGTCGATGCCGCGCGCATGCGCGGCTTCCTGCAGTCCGCGCGCGACGCCAACATGAACATGCTGCGCATGTGGGGCGGCGGCCATTACCAGCCGGACAGCTTCTACGAGGACGCCGACCGCCTGGGCATCATGATCTGGCAGGACTTCATGTTCGGCGGCGCCATCCCGCCCTACGACGTGGCCTTCCGCGAGAACACCCGCGCCGAGGCCGAGGAACAGGTCAGGCGCCTGGGCGACCATCCCAGCATCGTCCTCTGGTGCGGCAACAACGAAGTGCAGACCGGTTGGGAGAACTGGGGCGACCGCATCACCTTCAAGCAGTCGATCGACCCGGAAGAGCGCGAGCGCATCGTGCGCGGCATGACCACGCTGTTCGGCACGGTGTTGCGCGAGGCGGTGCAGAAGTACGACAGCGACACCCCGTACTGGGCAACCTCGCCGGGCACCGATTTCGACGGCGCCGCCGACCAGCCCGACGACGGCGACATGCACTACTGGAAGGTCTGGGGCGGCCCGGCGCTGCCGGTCACCGAGTACCTCAACGTGACCCCGCGCTTCATGTCCGAGTACGGCCTGCAGTCGTTCCCGGAGATGCGCACCATCCGCGCCTTCGCCGAACCCGGCGACCTGCGCCCGGAATCGCCGGTGATGCGCGCGCACCAGAAGTTCGACAAGGGCAACGGCAACCAGCGCCTGCTGCTGTACATCCGCCGCGCCTTCGGCGAGCCCAAGGATTTCCCCAGCTTCGTCTACCTGAGCCAGATCATGCAGGCCGAGGGCATCGCCCTGGCCGCCGAGCACCTGCGCGCATCGCGGCCGCAGTCGATGGGCTCGCTGTACTGGCAGCTCAACGACGTCTGGCCCGGCGCCTCGTGGTCGAGCCTGGACTACTTCGGCCGCTGGAAGGCGCTGCAGTACCACGCGCGCCGCTTCTATGCGCCGGAACTGATCGCCGCGCTGCGCAACGACCAGGGCCAGACCACGGTGTCGCTGGTCTCCGACCGCACCACGCCGCTGGCCGCGCGCTGGCGCATGCGGGTCATGGACCTGTCCGGCAAGGTGCTGAGCAAGACCGAGAAGCCGGTGACCCTGGCGCCGCTGTCCAGCGTGCGCGTGGCCAGCTTCAGCGATGCGCAGTTGCTGCGCCGCGCCGATCCGCGCCGCAGCGTGGCGGTGTTCGAGTTGCTCGACGGCGAGCGCGTGCTGTCGCGCAACCTGGTGTACTTCGACGCGGCCAAGCGCCTGCAATGGCCGCAAGCCGACATCCGCACCGAGTTGCGCGCCGACGGCGACGGCTACGCGCTGACCCTGAGCAGCGCCACGCTCGCCGCGCAGGTATGGCTGAGCTTCGGCGACCTCGACGTGACCCTGTCCGACAACGCCTTCGACCTGCTGCCGGGCGAACCGCTGACCGTGCGCGTGCACAGCAACGCCAGGCTGGAGCAACTGCGCGCGGCGCTGCAGGTGCGCGACCTGGGCGGGACCCTGGCGGGCGCGCCCGCCGAGCCGGCGGAGGCGAAGTGA
- a CDS encoding family 20 glycosylhydrolase, producing the protein MTAVGAHPRLPHRPMPAAARIAAASRNAWLGLSLLACGSLLGGCDRAPPPAPTAAAKPAAAPPPAPKHDDDDDKTPLPLIPAPAKAERDGGTLTIGTGAVLSVPTDDPGAQRVAQQLSQLLSKTRGLSLEVRAETIPADGSIRLQLNPNTEVAQAEGYTLDVDPRTMLIQAREERGLFYGAISAWQLMTPDAGKGEVDVPQVHIRDWPRFGWRGVLLDVARHFHGPDTVKRLLDAMAQHKLNVLHLHLTDDQGWRIEIKRYPKLTEIGAWRTPPGAGTHGLPDRYGGFYTQDQIRDLVAYAAERHITIVPELDMPGHAQAAVAAYPELVGVTRQRPKVSVDWGVNPYLFNTNDKSMTFIRGVLDEVLQLFPSPYIHIGGDEAVKDQWEHSPAVRAQMRKLGIKDAHALQGWFNQQLADYLTQHQRRLIGWDEILEGGLPASASVMSWRGVDGAVAAAKQGHDVVLAPAGWMYLDNLQSARNDEPNGRLATLPLQKVYGFDPVPAALNAEESKHVLGVQAALWSEYIPSAWHIDHALFPRLSAVAEAGWSPMAARDWNGFLQRLPAQLDRYRSQGIAYGDGAFAPDIALQGGDNAVLDGGQATVVLDNQAKFGSFRYTTDGSEPKADSPRYTAPFAVTLPVTVRAATYADDGRLLAAPRSRILDRANLLSRDTQGLGSCAGGELGLRVPLLPDLADQDTPVFNIDLFTSCWRYADARLDGIDRIRIDAARLARNYGLAHDQAKVKRYPAHSPRGEFEVRLGDCKGKLLARLPLPRGKTLGDQFALEARLPKQTGVHDLCLRSTAPIAGPYYAIGAVHLIDTAAQAPPNAAH; encoded by the coding sequence ATGACTGCAGTGGGTGCACACCCCCGATTGCCGCACCGCCCGATGCCCGCCGCCGCGCGCATCGCGGCGGCTTCCCGCAACGCCTGGCTGGGGTTGTCCCTGCTCGCCTGTGGCAGTTTGCTCGGCGGCTGCGACCGCGCGCCGCCGCCCGCTCCGACAGCGGCGGCCAAGCCCGCCGCAGCGCCGCCGCCGGCCCCGAAACACGATGACGACGACGACAAGACGCCGCTGCCGCTGATCCCGGCGCCGGCCAAGGCCGAGCGCGACGGCGGCACCCTGACCATCGGCACCGGCGCCGTACTGTCGGTGCCGACCGACGACCCCGGCGCGCAGCGCGTGGCCCAGCAACTGTCGCAACTGCTGAGCAAGACCCGCGGACTGTCGCTGGAAGTGCGCGCGGAGACCATCCCCGCCGACGGCAGCATCCGCCTGCAGCTCAATCCCAATACCGAGGTGGCGCAGGCCGAGGGCTACACGCTGGACGTGGACCCGCGCACCATGCTGATCCAGGCGCGCGAGGAGCGCGGCCTGTTCTACGGCGCGATCAGCGCCTGGCAGCTGATGACGCCCGATGCCGGCAAGGGCGAGGTCGACGTGCCGCAGGTGCATATCCGCGATTGGCCGCGCTTCGGCTGGCGCGGCGTGCTGCTCGACGTGGCGCGGCACTTCCATGGCCCGGACACGGTCAAGCGCCTGCTCGACGCGATGGCCCAGCACAAGCTCAACGTGCTGCACCTGCACCTGACCGACGACCAGGGCTGGCGCATCGAGATCAAGCGCTATCCCAAGCTCACCGAGATCGGCGCCTGGCGCACCCCGCCCGGCGCCGGCACCCACGGCCTGCCCGATCGCTACGGCGGCTTCTACACCCAGGACCAGATCCGCGACCTGGTGGCCTATGCCGCCGAACGCCACATCACCATCGTGCCGGAGCTGGACATGCCCGGGCACGCGCAGGCGGCGGTGGCGGCGTATCCGGAACTGGTCGGGGTGACCCGGCAGCGGCCCAAGGTGTCGGTGGACTGGGGCGTCAATCCGTACCTGTTCAACACCAACGACAAGAGCATGACCTTCATCCGCGGCGTGCTGGACGAAGTGCTGCAACTGTTCCCCTCGCCGTACATCCACATCGGTGGCGACGAAGCGGTCAAGGACCAGTGGGAACACTCGCCGGCGGTGCGCGCGCAGATGCGCAAGCTCGGCATCAAGGATGCGCATGCGTTGCAGGGCTGGTTCAACCAGCAACTGGCCGATTACCTGACCCAGCACCAGCGGCGCCTGATCGGCTGGGACGAGATCCTGGAAGGCGGCCTGCCGGCCAGCGCCTCGGTGATGTCCTGGCGCGGCGTGGACGGCGCCGTGGCCGCCGCCAAGCAGGGCCACGACGTGGTGCTGGCACCGGCCGGCTGGATGTACCTGGACAACCTGCAGAGCGCACGCAACGACGAGCCCAACGGCCGCCTGGCGACGCTGCCGCTGCAGAAGGTCTACGGCTTCGATCCGGTGCCGGCCGCGCTCAACGCCGAGGAGAGCAAGCACGTGCTCGGCGTGCAGGCGGCGCTGTGGAGCGAGTACATCCCCTCCGCCTGGCATATCGACCATGCGTTGTTCCCGCGGCTGAGCGCGGTGGCCGAGGCCGGCTGGTCGCCGATGGCCGCGCGCGACTGGAACGGTTTCCTGCAGCGCCTGCCGGCGCAGTTGGATCGCTACCGCAGCCAGGGCATCGCCTACGGCGACGGCGCCTTCGCCCCGGACATCGCGCTGCAGGGCGGCGACAACGCCGTGCTGGACGGCGGCCAGGCCACCGTGGTGCTGGACAACCAGGCCAAGTTCGGCAGCTTCCGCTACACCACCGACGGCAGCGAGCCCAAGGCCGACTCGCCACGCTACACCGCACCGTTCGCGGTGACCCTGCCGGTGACCGTGCGCGCGGCCACCTACGCCGACGATGGCCGCCTGCTGGCCGCGCCGCGCAGCCGCATCCTCGACCGCGCCAACCTGCTCAGCCGCGACACCCAGGGCCTGGGCTCGTGCGCCGGCGGCGAACTGGGCCTGCGCGTGCCGCTGCTGCCGGACCTGGCCGACCAGGACACGCCGGTGTTCAACATCGACCTGTTCACCAGCTGCTGGCGCTACGCCGACGCGCGCCTGGACGGCATCGACCGCATCCGCATCGACGCCGCGCGCCTGGCGCGCAATTACGGGCTGGCGCACGACCAGGCCAAGGTCAAGCGCTACCCGGCGCACAGCCCGCGCGGCGAGTTCGAAGTGCGCCTGGGCGACTGCAAGGGCAAGCTGCTGGCGCGGCTGCCGCTGCCGCGCGGCAAGACCCTGGGCGACCAGTTCGCGCTGGAAGCGCGGCTGCCCAAGCAGACCGGCGTGCACGATCTGTGCCTGCGCTCCACCGCGCCCATCGCCGGGCCGTACTACGCCATCGGCGCCGTCCATTTGATCGACACCGCTGCGCAGGCGCCCCCCAACGCCGCGCACTGA
- a CDS encoding glycosyl hydrolase family 18 protein, with product MMKRFAGLLFALALACGPAMAKNPTALFYLMNTQKSTNSFLAHLDKIDVVVPTWYGVDQTGLVNGTPNMYLYEIAKQHKLRVMPILSMTTGREGFHKLLHDEDAKQRMIAALLIHGRKHGYEGFQFDFENIAWTDRDAYSLMVKQTAEALHKAGFKLSVAVVPNAPGYAEGGAFSKWMWEYWRGAYDLKALSASADLISLMTYDQHTRWTTPGPVDGMVWMKKHLDYALTQVPKDKLSLGIATYGYRWYTGNPVKPDGTEASNIAADYIDADESFPLAVEQNATVQWDPVEQESWFYFYRDDMREWVFRPDARSFRARYDLVKQYGLEGFSCWVLGAEDPKVWDELPTAAR from the coding sequence ATGATGAAGCGTTTCGCAGGGCTGCTGTTCGCCCTCGCCCTGGCCTGCGGGCCGGCCATGGCCAAGAACCCGACCGCGTTGTTCTATCTGATGAACACGCAGAAATCGACCAACTCGTTCCTGGCCCACCTCGACAAGATCGACGTGGTGGTGCCGACCTGGTACGGCGTGGACCAGACCGGCCTGGTCAACGGCACCCCGAACATGTACCTGTACGAGATCGCCAAGCAGCACAAGCTGCGGGTCATGCCGATCCTGTCGATGACCACCGGCCGCGAGGGCTTCCACAAGCTGCTGCACGACGAGGACGCCAAGCAGCGCATGATCGCGGCGCTGCTGATCCACGGCCGCAAGCACGGCTATGAAGGCTTCCAGTTCGATTTCGAGAACATCGCCTGGACCGACCGCGACGCCTACTCGCTGATGGTCAAGCAGACCGCCGAGGCGCTGCACAAGGCCGGCTTCAAGCTGTCGGTGGCGGTGGTGCCGAACGCGCCGGGCTATGCCGAAGGCGGCGCGTTCTCCAAGTGGATGTGGGAGTACTGGCGCGGCGCCTACGACCTCAAGGCGCTGAGCGCCTCGGCCGACCTGATCAGCCTGATGACCTACGACCAGCACACCCGCTGGACCACGCCCGGCCCGGTGGACGGCATGGTGTGGATGAAGAAGCACCTGGACTACGCGCTGACCCAGGTGCCGAAGGACAAGCTGTCGCTGGGCATCGCCACCTACGGCTACCGCTGGTACACCGGCAATCCGGTCAAGCCCGACGGCACCGAGGCGTCGAACATCGCCGCCGACTACATCGACGCCGACGAGTCGTTCCCGCTGGCGGTGGAGCAGAACGCCACCGTGCAATGGGACCCGGTGGAACAGGAGTCGTGGTTCTATTTCTACCGCGACGACATGCGCGAATGGGTGTTCCGCCCGGACGCGCGCAGCTTCCGCGCCCGCTACGACCTGGTCAAGCAGTACGGCCTGGAAGGCTTCAGCTGCTGGGTGCTGGGCGCCGAGGATCCCAAGGTCTGGGACGAACTGCCGACCGCGGCGCGCTGA
- a CDS encoding alpha-L-fucosidase, which translates to MTTETRPRADRSRHAGAARQTLASALALMLALTALPAGAADAPSPTAPTATTLSPEQIDQQWLQATAKYAPERARLVREANDGARGGPFRPDWTSLKQYRSPSWYDNAKFGIFIHWGVFSVPAFGNEWYSRNMYQQGSKDYLHHRETYGPQSRFGYKDLIPLFTAPKFDPQAWAALFRDAGARYVVPVAEHHDGFAMYDSQLSDWTATKMGPRRDVIGELSKAIRAQGLHFGLSSHRAEHDWFFDGGRQFDSDVNDPRYAGLYGPAQVRLPGKDDADVHNDWTPVSQAWLDDWLARTTELIDRYDPDLIYFDWWIAHPTFRGTLPTMLSYYYNHGAAKGGVVVNYKLGAFPEGAGTLDIERGQLTGIHPTHWQTDTSVSNASWGYVENDTYKTPTFIIHMLVDVVSKNGNLMLNIGPRADGSIPDTERAILLSIGKWLKTNGEAIYDSTPWRSYGEGPTEVVGGTFQDTKTKPYTPEDFRFTTGHGALYAIELGWPADGKAVIRSLKPADGVRSVTLLADGKPVPFEQRADGLHLRLPAKPVGEHAYVFRIALSSSTPPTDPSR; encoded by the coding sequence ATGACGACCGAGACCCGCCCCCGTGCGGACCGATCCCGCCACGCCGGAGCCGCACGCCAGACCCTGGCCAGCGCACTGGCCCTCATGCTCGCGCTGACGGCCCTGCCCGCCGGCGCCGCGGACGCGCCGTCGCCAACGGCGCCCACCGCCACCACCCTCAGTCCCGAACAGATCGACCAGCAGTGGCTGCAGGCCACCGCCAAGTACGCGCCCGAACGCGCGCGGCTGGTGCGCGAAGCCAACGACGGCGCGCGCGGCGGACCGTTCCGGCCCGACTGGACCTCGCTCAAGCAGTACCGCTCGCCGTCCTGGTACGACAACGCCAAGTTCGGCATCTTCATCCACTGGGGCGTGTTCTCGGTGCCGGCCTTCGGCAACGAGTGGTACTCGCGCAACATGTACCAGCAGGGCAGCAAGGACTACCTGCATCACCGCGAGACCTACGGCCCGCAGTCGCGCTTCGGCTACAAGGACCTGATCCCGCTGTTCACCGCGCCCAAGTTCGATCCGCAGGCCTGGGCCGCGCTGTTCCGCGACGCCGGCGCCCGCTACGTGGTGCCGGTGGCCGAGCACCACGACGGCTTCGCGATGTACGACTCGCAACTGTCGGACTGGACCGCGACCAAGATGGGCCCACGCCGCGACGTGATCGGCGAGCTGTCCAAGGCGATCCGCGCGCAGGGCCTGCATTTCGGCCTGTCCTCGCACCGCGCCGAGCACGACTGGTTCTTCGACGGCGGCCGCCAGTTCGACTCCGACGTCAACGACCCGCGCTACGCCGGCCTGTACGGCCCGGCGCAGGTCCGCCTGCCGGGCAAGGACGACGCCGACGTGCACAACGACTGGACCCCGGTCTCGCAGGCCTGGCTGGACGACTGGCTGGCGCGCACCACCGAATTGATCGACCGCTACGACCCGGACCTGATCTATTTCGACTGGTGGATCGCGCACCCGACCTTCCGCGGCACGCTGCCGACCATGCTCTCGTACTACTACAACCACGGCGCGGCCAAGGGCGGCGTGGTGGTCAACTACAAGCTCGGCGCCTTCCCCGAAGGGGCCGGCACGCTGGATATCGAGCGCGGCCAGCTCACCGGCATCCATCCCACCCACTGGCAGACCGACACCTCGGTCAGCAACGCCTCGTGGGGCTATGTCGAGAACGACACCTACAAGACCCCGACCTTCATCATCCACATGCTGGTGGACGTGGTCAGCAAGAACGGCAACCTGATGCTCAACATCGGGCCGCGTGCCGACGGCTCGATCCCGGACACCGAGCGCGCGATCCTGCTGTCGATCGGCAAGTGGCTCAAGACCAACGGCGAGGCGATCTACGACAGCACGCCGTGGCGCAGCTACGGCGAAGGCCCCACCGAAGTGGTCGGCGGCACCTTCCAGGACACCAAGACCAAGCCGTACACGCCCGAGGACTTCCGCTTCACCACCGGCCACGGCGCGCTGTACGCGATCGAGCTGGGCTGGCCGGCCGACGGCAAGGCGGTGATCCGCTCGCTGAAGCCGGCCGACGGCGTGCGCAGCGTCACCCTGCTCGCCGACGGCAAGCCGGTGCCATTCGAGCAGCGCGCCGACGGCCTGCACCTGCGCCTGCCGGCCAAGCCGGTGGGCGAACACGCCTACGTGTTCCGCATCGCCCTGTCTTCCTCCACCCCGCCAACGGATCCCTCCCGATGA
- a CDS encoding TonB-dependent receptor, with protein MNSRTTTLAISIMAALYLSGNAAAQEAPASASADSKNVQQLDAITVTGYRASLEKSQSVKRSANSIVDAISAEDIGKFPDTNAAESLAHLPGISVDRQFGEGEKVSINGTDPALNRVLLNGQTIASGDWGGNPTDTSGRTFNYTLLSPEIIGLMEVYKTPEARIDEGSIGGTVIVHTRKPLDLPKNTIRGSIGYNYNDRSEEGNPRGSALWSWKNDDETFGALISATHDKQDLSRAGIEFFGYNTGAGIPPTARISGDGGNVATAKIPVGINSAFFQQTRERNGLQGALQWKPNDQNEFNLTGIYIKGKYNNFSESRYVCPGCGDQDKITSATVQNGYITQATVTDGAGNGRQPYAQLDTNYRESTVTTKSLNLRHDFYGDKWVFTTQAGATEATGGKSPEYLMKFLLKDGGYNFGYDGSHTDVNYDNGSAANWGLVGSPAGLAPGSTAASAMQAGGIYYAKSTDKEKYFQFDAARDLDWGPLNKLQLGYKYINHDNGVDARGNRINTTNAVSLTDFSPGTTPSGLYDGLGASGDLTNWSTANLNSVISYLRGQPQGPYKIDYGSSFDVKEITSDLYAQLNFESGAWRGNLGVRYVDTKDKSLYWQSNDGGATYNQTQVTKQYYKPLPSFNLAYDLDTDKVLRFSVAKVMARPRYGDLAGSFTINSSNGNLTASGGNPDLKPYESTNYDLAAEWYFAPSSMLSAELFYRDISSYIVTTTTQQQLTDAVSGVSGLYTVSSPVNASDAKVKGASLNYQQAFGYGFGLQANYTYATADASTGLNLPYLSKNTYNVIPYWENGPWMVRVNYSYRSKYFTQVGRLNSQVFTDEYKQLDLTASYEINDWMSVSFSATNLLDSTYYWYNEVKYAPIGMYKNGRGYQAQLNFKF; from the coding sequence ATGAATAGCCGCACCACTACCTTAGCCATCAGCATCATGGCCGCGCTGTACCTGTCCGGTAACGCCGCCGCGCAGGAAGCGCCCGCTTCCGCCAGCGCGGATTCCAAGAACGTCCAGCAACTCGATGCCATCACCGTCACCGGCTACCGCGCCTCGCTGGAGAAGAGCCAGTCGGTGAAGCGCTCGGCCAACTCCATCGTCGATGCGATCAGCGCCGAAGACATCGGCAAGTTCCCGGACACCAATGCCGCCGAGTCGCTGGCGCACCTGCCGGGCATCAGCGTGGACCGCCAGTTCGGCGAAGGCGAGAAGGTCAGCATCAACGGCACCGACCCGGCGCTGAACCGCGTGCTGCTCAATGGCCAGACCATCGCCTCGGGCGACTGGGGCGGCAACCCGACCGACACCAGCGGCCGCACCTTCAACTACACCCTGCTGTCGCCGGAAATCATCGGCCTGATGGAGGTCTACAAGACCCCGGAAGCGCGCATCGACGAAGGCTCGATCGGCGGCACCGTGATCGTGCACACCCGCAAGCCGCTGGACCTGCCGAAGAACACCATCCGCGGCTCGATCGGCTACAACTACAACGACCGTTCGGAAGAAGGCAATCCGCGCGGCTCGGCGCTGTGGAGCTGGAAGAACGACGACGAGACCTTCGGTGCGTTGATCTCCGCCACCCACGACAAGCAGGACCTGTCGCGCGCCGGCATCGAGTTCTTCGGCTACAACACCGGCGCCGGCATCCCGCCGACCGCGCGCATCTCCGGCGACGGTGGTAACGTCGCCACCGCCAAGATTCCGGTGGGCATCAACAGTGCCTTCTTCCAGCAGACCCGCGAGCGCAACGGCCTGCAGGGCGCGCTGCAGTGGAAGCCGAACGATCAGAACGAGTTCAACCTGACCGGCATCTACATCAAGGGCAAGTACAACAACTTCAGCGAATCGCGCTACGTCTGTCCGGGTTGCGGCGACCAGGACAAGATCACCAGCGCCACGGTGCAGAACGGCTACATCACCCAGGCCACGGTCACCGACGGCGCCGGCAACGGCAGGCAGCCGTACGCGCAGTTGGACACCAACTACCGCGAAAGCACCGTCACCACCAAGAGCCTGAACCTGCGCCACGACTTCTACGGCGACAAGTGGGTGTTCACCACCCAGGCCGGCGCCACCGAGGCCACCGGCGGCAAGAGCCCCGAATACCTGATGAAGTTCCTGCTGAAGGACGGCGGCTACAACTTCGGTTACGACGGCAGCCACACCGACGTCAACTACGACAACGGCAGCGCCGCCAACTGGGGCCTGGTCGGCTCGCCGGCCGGCCTGGCGCCCGGCTCCACCGCCGCCTCGGCGATGCAGGCCGGCGGCATCTACTACGCCAAGAGCACGGACAAGGAGAAGTACTTCCAGTTCGACGCCGCGCGCGACCTGGACTGGGGTCCGCTGAACAAGCTGCAGCTCGGCTACAAGTACATCAACCACGACAACGGCGTCGACGCCCGCGGCAACCGCATCAACACCACCAACGCGGTGTCGCTGACCGACTTCAGCCCGGGCACCACCCCGAGCGGCCTGTACGACGGCCTGGGCGCCAGCGGCGACCTGACCAACTGGTCGACCGCCAACCTCAACTCGGTGATCAGCTACCTGCGCGGCCAGCCGCAAGGTCCGTACAAGATCGACTACGGCTCCTCGTTCGACGTCAAGGAAATCACCAGCGACCTGTACGCGCAGCTGAACTTCGAGTCCGGCGCGTGGCGCGGCAACCTGGGTGTGCGCTACGTGGACACCAAGGACAAGTCGCTGTACTGGCAGAGCAATGACGGCGGCGCCACCTACAACCAGACCCAGGTAACCAAGCAGTACTACAAGCCGCTGCCGAGCTTCAACCTGGCCTACGATCTGGACACCGACAAGGTGCTGCGCTTCTCCGTGGCCAAGGTGATGGCGCGTCCGCGCTACGGCGACCTGGCCGGCTCGTTCACCATCAACAGCAGCAACGGCAACCTGACCGCCAGCGGCGGCAACCCGGACCTGAAGCCCTACGAGTCGACCAACTACGATCTGGCCGCCGAGTGGTACTTCGCCCCGTCCAGCATGCTGTCGGCGGAACTGTTCTACCGCGACATCAGCTCGTACATCGTCACCACCACCACGCAGCAGCAGCTGACCGATGCGGTGTCCGGGGTGAGCGGCCTGTACACGGTGAGCTCGCCGGTCAATGCCTCCGACGCCAAGGTCAAGGGCGCCTCGCTGAACTACCAGCAGGCGTTCGGCTACGGCTTCGGCCTGCAGGCGAACTACACCTACGCCACCGCCGACGCCAGCACCGGCCTGAACCTGCCGTACCTGTCGAAGAACACCTACAACGTGATCCCCTACTGGGAAAACGGTCCGTGGATGGTGCGCGTGAACTACAGCTACCGCTCCAAGTACTTCACCCAGGTCGGCCGCCTGAACTCGCAGGTGTTCACCGACGAGTACAAGCAGCTGGATCTGACCGCCTCGTACGAGATCAACGACTGGATGAGCGTGAGCTTCAGCGCGACCAACCTGCTCGACTCGACCTACTACTGGTACAACGAGGTCAAGTACGCGCCGATCGGCATGTACAAGAACGGCCGCGGCTACCAGGCTCAGCTGAACTTCAAGTTCTGA